A window from Agelaius phoeniceus isolate bAgePho1 chromosome 13, bAgePho1.hap1, whole genome shotgun sequence encodes these proteins:
- the RCN2 gene encoding reticulocalbin-2 isoform X1, which produces MRPVLLALGLALALAAASGQHRAEYDREALLGGQEEAEEYARLSPEEQQRRLRNIVKKIDADADGLLSEDELSSWIQQSFKHYVTQEAKQHFSDYDKDGDGLVSWKEYNLQMYDRVIDFDENTVLEDQEEESFRQLHLKEKKRFEKANRDDVPALNVDEYIAFEHPEEVEYMTDFVIQEALEEHDKDGDGFVSLEEFLGDYRRDPTAREDPEWILVEKDRFVNDYDKDHDGKLNPQELLSWIVPNNQGIAQEEALHLIEEMDLNDDKKLSEAEILKNQDLFLNSEATDYGRQLHDERFYHEEL; this is translated from the exons ATGCGGCCGGTGCTGCTGGCGCTGGGCCTGGCGCTGGCGCTGGCAGCGGCGAGCGGGCAGCACCGCGCCGAGTACGACCGGGAGGCGCTGCTCGGCGGGCAG GAGGAAGCGGAGGAGTACGCGCGGCTCAGCCCGGAGGAGCAGCAGCGGCGGCTGAGGAACATCGTGAAGAAAATCGACGCGGACGCGGACGGGCTGCTCAGCGAGG ATGAGCTGAGCTCCTGGATACAGCAGTCTTTTAAGCATTATGTTACACAAGAAGCTAAGCAGCACTTCAGTGACTATGACAAAGATGGTGATGGACTGGTGTCCTGGAAGGAGTACAACTTGCAAATGTATGATCGTGTCATTGATTTTGATGAGAACACTGTCCTGGAGGATCAAGAAGAAGAATCATTTCGCCAG CTTcatttaaaggagaaaaaacgTTTTGAGAAAGCTAATAGAGATGATGTTCCTGCTCTAAATGTGGATGAATATATTGCATTTGAGCATCCTGAAGAGGTGGAGTACATGACG GACTTTGTCATTCAGGAGGCTTTAGAAGAACATGATAAAGATGGTGATGGATTTGTTAGCCTGGAAGAATTCCTTGGTGATTACAGAAGAGACCCAA CTGCAAGGGAAGATCCAGAATGGATCCTGGTTGAGAAGGACCGGTTTGTGAATGACTATGACAAAGATCATGATGGAAAACTCAAccctcaagagctgctgtcTTGGATAGTACCCAACAACCAGGGGATTGCACAAGAGGAG GCTCTGCACCTCATTGAAGAGATGGATTTGAATGATGATAAAAAACTTTCTGAAGCAGAGATTCTTAAGAACCAGGATTTGTTTCTTAACAGTGAAGCAACAGATTATGGTAGGCAGCTTCATGATGAACGTTTCTACCATGAAGAACTTTag
- the RCN2 gene encoding reticulocalbin-2 isoform X2, which yields MRPVLLALGLALALAAASGQHRAEYDREALLGGQEEAEEYARLSPEEQQRRLRNIVKKIDADADGLLSEDELSSWIQQSFKHYVTQEAKQHFSDYDKDGDGLVSWKEYNLQMYDRVIDFDENTVLEDQEEESFRQEKKRFEKANRDDVPALNVDEYIAFEHPEEVEYMTDFVIQEALEEHDKDGDGFVSLEEFLGDYRRDPTAREDPEWILVEKDRFVNDYDKDHDGKLNPQELLSWIVPNNQGIAQEEALHLIEEMDLNDDKKLSEAEILKNQDLFLNSEATDYGRQLHDERFYHEEL from the exons ATGCGGCCGGTGCTGCTGGCGCTGGGCCTGGCGCTGGCGCTGGCAGCGGCGAGCGGGCAGCACCGCGCCGAGTACGACCGGGAGGCGCTGCTCGGCGGGCAG GAGGAAGCGGAGGAGTACGCGCGGCTCAGCCCGGAGGAGCAGCAGCGGCGGCTGAGGAACATCGTGAAGAAAATCGACGCGGACGCGGACGGGCTGCTCAGCGAGG ATGAGCTGAGCTCCTGGATACAGCAGTCTTTTAAGCATTATGTTACACAAGAAGCTAAGCAGCACTTCAGTGACTATGACAAAGATGGTGATGGACTGGTGTCCTGGAAGGAGTACAACTTGCAAATGTATGATCGTGTCATTGATTTTGATGAGAACACTGTCCTGGAGGATCAAGAAGAAGAATCATTTCGCCAG gagaaaaaacgTTTTGAGAAAGCTAATAGAGATGATGTTCCTGCTCTAAATGTGGATGAATATATTGCATTTGAGCATCCTGAAGAGGTGGAGTACATGACG GACTTTGTCATTCAGGAGGCTTTAGAAGAACATGATAAAGATGGTGATGGATTTGTTAGCCTGGAAGAATTCCTTGGTGATTACAGAAGAGACCCAA CTGCAAGGGAAGATCCAGAATGGATCCTGGTTGAGAAGGACCGGTTTGTGAATGACTATGACAAAGATCATGATGGAAAACTCAAccctcaagagctgctgtcTTGGATAGTACCCAACAACCAGGGGATTGCACAAGAGGAG GCTCTGCACCTCATTGAAGAGATGGATTTGAATGATGATAAAAAACTTTCTGAAGCAGAGATTCTTAAGAACCAGGATTTGTTTCTTAACAGTGAAGCAACAGATTATGGTAGGCAGCTTCATGATGAACGTTTCTACCATGAAGAACTTTag